In Polyodon spathula isolate WHYD16114869_AA chromosome 23, ASM1765450v1, whole genome shotgun sequence, the DNA window atatatatatatatatatatatatatatatatatatatatgtatatatatatatatatatatatatatatatatatatatatatatatatatatatatatgtaaacgatcctcgcactcacggagttcgttgcccctttaaagtagacccaggacacagaaacggaattgctttagcgctgacgcgcacttttaataaacataaaacaaaacagaaataaacacctaactccgttttggagctctcactatacaccagccgatccctgactcacacacaggacggctaagccgtttacctgacaaacaccaaaacacaaacgggcttctctcaacactctcttcaatacgactggacacacacgcagtcgggctcttcactcagcagccccgatcagtctggctgcctctcttaaataccctgcacctgtctctaatttataattacgaccaggtgcagaggattaactaaatcattaaaacaattacacaattaaaccccataacacccaaatgtgcattctcacaaggtttttagcagggaaggattttaaccccctccctggtaccttactatatatatatatatatatatatatatatatatatatatatatatatatatatatatatatatatatatatattgtaatgattaTAATGTGCCtcatataatgctcctacagcatgtccctcAATTCCCTATACCAataattcatgcaatatttctacagtaaatacagtatcggtgttgttcaaactgtaaacaacttctcagtctaacatCTGTTCTTATAcaaacatcttattcagcattcgttttctaaccaaataaatattaggcctattacatggttatctttcctaatgtatttacttcttggctgtgagaggagctgtggctttctctgggagacgaggagcttcagccccgctccgggaATCAAACCTGGgggagcccattccctcttcccctctctcgaCCCGCTCttcttctcgcacttggtttgcttctctgtcacttcgaactgaaACCTTGATTGTCGTTTAACAAGGCtagttatagtttaaaaactgctaaataaaatgaTCCACGAATGggaatattaactttttttttttttttttgtaaaaaatatagcgttgtttacatggtgctttatgcatggttacatCACAGAAAGTAAagtttttgcttcactatatttgcattatagagagggaggtattttatttgtattttggtcAGATGTGTGTTATATGTCCTGCGGTacaccaccccctcccccatttataacACTCTTCGGTTATATTGCTCAGATTGTGTGTCCCCtgagacccgcgttatagcgagggagcagtgtgtgtgtgtgtatcagaatGCAACCTCAGAAcatgaatacaataataacatgAATGCAATCTCAGAACAGAAAGCTCTTGCGGGTATTAAAAGGTGAAGCCCTGCAGGTAAGAGTTTTGGGAGGAATACCTCAGCTCTGCCTTTGGTTTCCCCTCCCTGATGGATTTGCGGGAAAGTTGTAAGATGCTGCCAGGGTATGGGAACTCAATCATCTCCATCTGCTCACTGTAAACCCTCAGAGGCCGCAAGGTCTCTGTGAACCTCAGCAGATACTCTGCAATGCAAACAAACTAAATGATTGATGGACCACAAATATGTACAAGAACCCAATGATGGCACTAAATACATTGTGGTGGGTTTATACTTCAATGTTGCCACTGTCGCTGAGGGACATTTCTAGACTGGCGATCTAAGGGAGACTTGTAGCCACAGTTTAATTTGATCATGATTGTCTCCTAGTGGAATGAACCAGTCTTTAAACAGTGCTGACACAGCACATAATAACGTACCAGCAACAACATCAACAGATTTGTTGGAAGGCCCACAGTAAAGGATGCACGTTTTCTTTGTCTCTTCAGCTTTGCTCTCCTCTAAATTCAGCTTATAGAACCAATAAACAATGTGAACTCCAACCACAGTCTTCCCGGTTCCTGAAAAAGAAGCACacagcacatttttaaatatgacctGATGCACATATAGTTTAAGCAAGGTCTTTACACCAACAAGCAATTTGCTCCATTTTGTGTGAATAGTATAGTAACAGGTTAATTTAATGATTCAGAAGTAGGCCTTACTTTGTTAATGATTTTGTATGATGAACAGTTTCACtgattttcatttacaaaaaataggcgcaaattgcattttggtgtaaaaacataaaaaaaaaaatctggcccATATTGTCCAGTgatattatttttctcttaccTGGTGGGCCCTGGATTAGCGTGAAAGAATTTTTAAGGGCCTGTCTTATTGCATTGTTTTGACTTTCATTCATTTGTGGGAGCCCAGGACTCTGAATGATGAAAGTCCTGTATCTTGAAATTGCAGATCTTGAAGCTATAAAACAGGATTAAAAAgatatagcacacacacacacacacacacacacacacacacacacacacacacacacacacacacacacacacacacacacacacacacacacgcacacacacacacacatatttatttattttttccaaggCCAGCTTTGCTGTAAAATGAGTATATTTCTATGCTTTTCAGTgagcaattgtaaaaaaattaatcaataaCTATTTTACCTTGAGAATGAAATAATGGTTCTTTTGAAAATCTGCTGCAGAAGTCCACATAGGAAGCTGCCACCCACACTAACACTTTCATGTACTTTTTACATGATTATTCTCAATAAGATGTTAACTGAAAGCCTGTGAAAACACAGTCCCTAATCCTACGTGACCTGCTTAAGCCCACAAGCAGAACTAAGTGGTATCAAAATGGGAGAAACCAATATATAGTGGTAATCCACTGCAATTTGCATGTGTTCCTTTCTCAGGACCACCGATGGCTTTGGGTAAAACACTGATGCTGTAATGCTGTAATGGTTCCTTTCCCTAAAAGCTCTCATGCAAAATGAAAAGTTTGAACTCCCCAAGTGTCTTACCCTGAGGAGAAACTGTGTGTCCAACTGTTATGTTCTTTACCAGTTCATTGGCTCCCATAAGGCTGGCGATGGCATCTTCCTTGCGTCTGAAAATGTGATCAAAATGATTGTGAAAAATGGAAATAACAAGGTTTCCTCTGCTAGCATTAAAATAGCAAATGCATCATCTCTTCATTAGCTGTAAATCTGAATAAAAGCATTCACGTTTCTTACGAAAGTTTAAATGGAAAATGTACCGTTGTGAAGAGCTTTTGAGTCTACAGATAaaaccgtgtaacaatttttttttttctttttttgttcctgggtagtaagtgttatttcctaattgcttatgcctcaaaagtatagaaaatggctattattccccacaaactttgcttttgtgaccaggacagtgctatttcaaaatatcactatttccaatgggaaaacgggcaaatgtgtgtcttttcgttcacataatcgtaaatctcgagaaactactcacttctaaatcttttgtagtcatttttgtattactttagtataaatacatgttaatttggattcatatgttgtttttttctgactttatgtgaacgaaaagacacacatttgcccgttttcccattggaaatagtgatattttgaaatatcattgtcctggtcacaaaagcaaagtttgtggggaatagtagtcattttctacacttttgaggcataagcaattaggaaataacacttactacccaggaacaaaaattgtgttacatagtgtaatgtattGCACATTATTGTACTTTAATACTATGTGAACATATAAAtgacatgtaatttttttttattgaatatgcATAACACATTAATGTTAAATGGTCATTTACACAAAATGATTAACTCTTCAGTCCTGCCTTGTGGTGGGTCGGTTACaacaggtatattttaaaataggcTGTACTCACACATCAGGTAGAAGTTTTGGGATCAGCTCTACAGTGAACTGTGTGTCTGCTTGAAAAACACACACTGGGGTATTCTCCATTGACATATGATTGAtgtggaattgcacttttataAGGTGAGGGTTCTTCATCTTAGATTGGTCATTTTTGCTGGTAGTTATTCCGTGAGCTACCCATGTAAAGTTGTTGGGATCCACATGTTCTGAGCAGTAAGGAGCCCCTTTCAAGTCTTCAGTTTTCCAGCTTTGTTTCATACCTCTGCATCGAATGCATAAAAAGCATTTGCTGAGATCACATTCAATAGACCATTCCTTTTTGAATTCCACAGGTATGTCAAAAGTGCCATTCTGCTTTTCACCTTTCTCCTTTATCCATGTTAGACTCATATCTTCAATGATTATGCTATCATTTTCTGCCACAGCGCTTGAGGCTGATTCCATTTCACACAATGGTTTCCAGATCTTCTGATATTCTTGCACATTGGTATATTTCTTTTTTGACGCATGTACCGCATACTTGGAAAAGCAGACAACAGGATTCTTTGCATGGTCTAAACACACCTCAAATTTTGGATGTATGTTCAGTAGCTGCACGGCTGGAACCAGTAACCCACGATTTATATCTGTAGTCATTTGCACTTGCAAAGTATCTCCAGCCTTGAGATTTAAGGAAAGATTAACATAGTGATCAAGTTTAGTTTTAGCCTTGAACAAATTTCCAGATCTTCCATCAGTGCTCTTCCAAACCTTCTTCTGGGTGGACCAGGACTCTACAGTTTGATTGATATTTTTCTGGATAGGCTTACGATCAGTTTGGCCATTACTGCTCTCAACTGGATCAATGTTGCTGAAGATTTCAGTTACTCTGTCCCAATCTTCTTCCCTTAATGCTGTCACAATTTGCTGCCACCGATCTATCTGTACAGGGGTGGTGTACGGATTGCACTGTGGTCCTTTTAGCTCGATGTTGGTCTTGGAGGTTTCCATGGAATACACTCTTCGTCTCCATTTCAGAATCATACAATTCATCTCCTCATCAAACAATGGTTGGTCCACTAACTGCAGATGCCTGTAGTTTACAAAATGTGAATCtggtaatgtatttttattaaaaggaaAAGAGACCCTGAAACCTCCCCCCTTTGGTTGAACAATAACTACAAATGCAAGCTTTTGCATGCCTTGTTTTTTCAGCTTTGAGGCGAGACTCAGCATGTGAGCTTTCTTTTCATATGCCAATCCCTTCTTACTCTTTTGTGTAAACTCCATGCACAGCAGATCCATTTCTTGGATCGAGTACTGAACTGTTGTCTGGTAGAGACCGGCATGAAGTTGACGCTGTACAATTATGTCTAAGTATCGACGAATGGGAGACGAGGCCCAGGTGTATGATTCGAGCTGCAAGGAATAGTGGCCAACGTCTGACTGGGGTGATGAGTTGGAGCGAATAGTGTATGACTTGCCAAGCAGTCTCCTGAACTCTGAAACTATGGGATGCAATTGTGGATGAATGTCATCAGTAGAAATCAGGTCGATCATCTTGGAAATGTCACGGTCTTTAGCTGCGGATGCCAGGTCCTTCCATACAGAGGTCAGTATACAGAATGTGTTGTTAGTTGCAAATTGCCCCTGTTGCTGGATGGAGTCCTCAAAGTAATTTCCAGTTTGGCCCCTACCCATGCGGTAGGTAAGGTGGACAGACAAAGGTATTAGGCTTCTGTATTTGTTCTTTAGCTGGCTGACTAGCTGACGATCTGGGTAACTCTGACATCTCAGGGGGGTGCAATCCTTTGATATATCATTTTTCACAAGGTACACCGCAACAAAACTGTTGAACATGATCATAAGTTCCTGTACCATCTGATGGGACTTCCTCTTCCCAGGGGAAATGTCTTCATCAGGCTGCTCATAGTGCAAGTCACCCAAAAGCCTGTGCTTTCTGTGAATTCGTGAAAAGTGATAAGCCACAGCAAGGCAACTTTCTAGTGAGTCAAACCTGAACTCATTCTGGTGTCTTCTGATGACATCTTCCGCCTCCTCGTAAGAAAATCTTCTGTCTGAATTTATCAAACAAACTGTGAGTGTACCTTTCACAACTCTGTCAGTGTCCTTTTCTACCTGCACCAATAAAGATATGGTCCTGCGATCTCTGTTGGGCAAGAGGCTAAAAAGGTCTGCACTTAGCTCCTTTGGGAGCATGTGAAAAGGCTCCCTGTCAAGGGCATAGTAAGTAACTCCACGTTTTTTGGCATCTTTGTCTAAGGCACTGTCTTTTGCGATAAAACTTGCTACATCTGCAATGTGAATCCCAATTTCATACATGTCATCTAAATCTCTAACACTAACAGCATCATCAAGATCTATGGAATTTTCTGGGTCAATGGTAAATGTTGGATACTTGCGAAAGTCCTTTCTTTTTTCACCATTTAGCTGTAAATCCTTGCACTTTTCCAGCTCACTAAGGACTTGCTGAGAACGATTTGTGCTCAGTTGGTATTCCAGATTCAACGTTTTCAATCCTTCTTCCAAAGACATTCCTATAGGTAGGACTTCAGTCACAACCCCTAAGGGGTAATAAAATTGCTTACGCCACTCCAAAACCTGAACAACATAAAGGTTCTTCCTCTTTGACTCTTCGTTCATTTTTTCATACCTAATTGTGTTCCATCTGTTATTGACAAACTTACGTATTGGAAGTGAATGCTGATTGTTCTTGCAACATGGGGTGTATATTTTGGTGACACAGTTGTTCATCGGTGTCATCACCTGACGATCATGACTGTCAATGGTACAGACAAAAACCCTGGGACAGTCAGCCTTCTTGAGTACCCCCACGACCTTTCCACTGGGAGCAGCACTTTCATTTTCAGGGGATGAAAATATCTGTACGACCACGTGGTCCCCTGGAAACGACATGCCAATATTCTTTCTGCCTCTTATTCTGATCTGCATCATAGGCTCGTTAAAGGGTCGGCCATAGCCTGAGTCGAACTTTTCCAATACTAGTTCACAAAGTTTATAGGTATTTGGTTGCAATTGCAAAAATAACTGTAATGTAGGTTCTGGGAAATCAGTATATAAATCTTCTCTTTGCTTCTGAGAGTCTTGCTCTTGATAGAAGTCTTGCTCCTGAGAGGATCTATCATTTTCATTATGATGAAAAATATCCAATAGTCCTTCATCTGTGACAGTCACGGTCATGTTCTTGCTTTCATCCAAAAGCTCTTGCAATATTGGGTCATCAATGTCATCGTTAACCTCTGAAGTAAACGATTCTGTATCGCTGTCATCATCTTCTTCAGTCTTGATAAATTTGGCAAATTCTATTACAGCTCGATCAATGGAATCCATGGTAAGATACTTTGGATAAGCAGTTCCTTCATTAACACACTCCTTAATGTAGCTCTTCCAGATCTTACTACAGTTTCCGAAGTAGCAGAGTCCTGCAGCATCCCCAATCACAATGACCTGAGACTGGGCTCTGGTCATGGCAGTGTTTAACACTTGGGCTTCATTGAAAAACTCCAGGTTGTCTGAGTTTGAGGTAAGCAAGCTCTCCCGTGTTTGAACAGTCGTCATCACAATTACCCTGAACTGCttccctgatttaaaaaaagaaaaagaaaaaacattaatacCAAACAAGAAAAATGTTTAAGTTACTTACTTGCAGGGTTTTATGTTGCAAAACCACAGAACCATATAGCCGCAAATTCATGTAAGGTAGCATCTCGTTTTGTTTACCTTCACAGTGGAAATAATTACACAAAGTCTTACCTTGTATATTTGCTAAATTCTCCACTGTCACTTTGCCCAAGTTCCTATTTCTCAGTTCATTCCTTATAAGGGTTACCTgaaattaaaatagaataaaataaataattatttatgacTTTTTAGTAGCCAATTATCACTTAAAAAGTgttataattacagtaattatatcactgaaatcaataaatgaaaaaagaaaagacaaacgaGAGAAAAGCACAGAATCTTAAGGGCATTTTTGAGAATGCTATActctatatcttttttttttttttttatgagttactgaaccaaaatggaaaaaaaaaagcaaggtgttttttttttttttttacctgggctccatcagaaacaatacaaattgtCCTTTGGTCAGGACTTCCCCATTCAGTAGGCCAGTCTTTAAGCAGGTCCTGCACTGTTTCTACTACTTGATTAATCTCCTCGATATTGAACCAGGACATTGTCGATGGGTAGGGAGTGCAAGTCCCATGGACATGGTAAAACATCAATGGGTGGAACCGAGGATGAGAGGGGACATTCCCACTTGCACTGATGGGATCCCCCTTAATATAAAAATGAGTGGACACAAAATCAATGATGCCTTTAGTGGAACGATAGTTTTCATTGAAGATGATTCGGCTTTTTTTAGCTacttcatgtttttctttctggtagAAGTGGAACAGGCGGTTCAGCAAAGTGTAGTCAGAGCACCGGCTGCCCCCTACCGAAAAGAGCTTTGGCGACCTCTGCATGTGATCCCCAGCAAGCACAACCCTTGTGGTGCTAGCAGCAAGACTGAGGGGCATTATAGCAGCACACTCCAGCATCTGTGAAGCTTCGTCGATCAGTATATGGGTGAAGTATCCTCGTGGGATCTTTAGGTCATGGAAATGCTTTGCCATCATGGTGGTTGTTATTATGATCCTATGGGAATCCAACGTCGCCCTGTCTGGGAAGGTGAATGAACATCGATCTTCAGAGAGGTGACAGTACTGCAGTGTGATGTCATCAGTGGAGTTTAAAgaaagtgtttcatattttattcttaGAGGTACTGCCTCAGGGTGTCCGGAAGAGACATAGTGGTGAAGGTGTTCCTTCACATACAAATCTGctgcactaaaacaaaacaagatttaatatattttaaaacaaatattatgccaactattgttaattgttttttgttttttttgtaacatggTTAACTGGTATCATTTAATTATTCATTGAGTccaaattattgtttaatttttctgGGTGTAAATTCCAAAACTCACTcaaagtgttaaaaaatgaaatgcattgtacAGAAATGTGCTGTTCTCTGAAAACCCTGTACATGCAATGTTTTGATTCTGCCTACCTGTTTGTATGAGTGCAGATCAGTACTCTGGTGCCTGGCTGCCGCACAGTTTCCATGGCTGCGTTTGCCAGTGTGAAGGTTTTCCCTGTCCCAAATGGTCCATAAATCAGCAGTGGCGCAACTGGTCTTGATCCAGTGATGTCCCCAACAATGAACGAAATGGCTGTTTGCTGCTTTGCATTTCCCTTGGGAAATGTTCCACCGGACACAGGAACGGAACAGGCAGCAAAATCTGGCAGCACTATCTTCACCTCTGGAAGGAGGTCTACAGCCAGATGCCAAATGCAGAACGATCGGAGACGATCCATCTGAAACTGAACCTCCACGTCATATTTCTTGTCCTTCTGAAAGTCAAGATCTGAACAGCACCTTTTCGACAACTGGAGGCAGATGTTTTTCTCAGCATTGGCATCCCGGAGGATTGTGGTTTCATACACCTTGTTGTTCACCGGAGGATTGGGGGCTAAAAGAGCTAGCTGGACTGCTTTCTTCAGCAGATACCCCTCATTAGTGTCGGGGGTCAATGCGTAAGCCACAGGGACCTTTGCAAAGAGGTCTCCAGGAGGTGCAATCTTCATTCCAGAAAGAGGATCAAACAGCACTTCCGTTGTTGAGATGGTCACTTTCTGACTGAGTCTGTGATAGggaaatatacaaaaatgaaatgtaagttATTTAAAACCATTTGTCCTTAATTAATAATGAATGAGACAGAACAACAGAAAGTGGACAGTTTACTCTCAAGTGGGACAACCCAATATGACTGTAAACCAAGCTCTGTGGTATTGCAACAGCTATTCTAAGTGATGGATACAATTCTTATTGGTCTGAATAGATTTCACTTGCATAATAAAAAGGTGCAAATTTCACTTTGAAGTAATAGATTTGGCTTTATTGTGTGACATGTTTCTGCAACTAGACATGTGTGGTTTATTAaactggatgatttaaaaaaaatataaaacccatgaaaatgttttgaaacatACTTGGAAAGCACTTCCTCTTCTGCCTGTTCTTCTCGGTTGAGGAAGCTGTGCATTTGCTCCTTGTAGTTCATTTGTGTGATGGGAGTCTTCTCCCCCCTCCTCTGTTTGTACTGCAGGGTCAGCACTGGAGCTTTGTACTTTTTCAGCAGTTGTTGCTCTGCCTCTGTCTTCTCAAAGCAGGGGATGATGATTCGGTTTCCACTGTTCCAGCGCTCCAGCTCTGCAAAACTGGACTCCTTCCCATCAAAGCACATGTCTGGCTGGACAAAGTTCTGCTGACCAACTCTCACCTGAATCTTCTGGACCAGAACTGGCCTCATGTCAAAGTCGAAGACAACCCACTGTTCGTAGATCCCAGAGTTGACAGATTCAAAGAAGATTTCAATCAGAAAGGTCCGGTCCGAGGTAGAGAACCTGTTACCTTCTGCGTAAGAGCGGATCTTTGGTGAGCCATCTTGAGACAGAGTAAATGTGGCGCCAGGTTCTTGCTTCAGCAATGCAACATGCACCAGCGGTCTCTGAGAACAAGTTGATGTGGACaaaaaactgtacattaaaaGATGACTTACTGATTGTCTTTATCACATGGCATTTAATTCAGGGTTAACCAATGAACAAACATCATTCATTTAAGTTTTGCTGTGAAATGcatctttattaaattaaaactcCTGATCACTGTTTAAGAAAGTTGTCTTGATTTAATATGGCTTGTTATTTCTAGGACAATTTTGACTGGAAAATTGAAATGCTGTGCCAACTTGCTTCCACCGTTACTGCACAAAGCTCTCAGTGGAAACTTATTTTTGCGTATCATTTTACTAAGGCTGATTAGTTTGAGTCCAATAAAGTGGTGCCATTCAGCTTTTTCCATCTGCTTGCACTAAGACTGTATTGATAACACTGGTGTTAGAGCACCACCTGTGGTTATTAAGTGACACTGCAAAGCATTTCAATCTAGCATTTACACACCacaggccctattcacaaaacatttaaagaCTCTTTTaggtagtgtttttatattaaaaaaaaaaaaactttaacataTTAATCTAATATGTCCTTAACAGCACATTCCTTTAAGGAGTCCTGAAAGTTTTGTGAATGGGGTTCCTTATTACTTCTCCATTTGCAGTCCTGCTGCAATTGCAAGATGCAAATACTGTTCAACTGCTAAAATAGAGATCATTAATTTCAATGGTATCTACAGTTACAATAaagcttaaaaaatgtatattattaccTCAGATTGAATCTTAAAATTCCACTTCTGCTTTGCTTGTCTCTCCTCACACTGAACCATCAGTTTCTTGTCACATGTGATGGACACACCCTCTATTTGCTGTGACATCTGCAAGTACACACTGGATGGTGAGacagtataaaaataatacacttgcatataacaaaacacagcatgcAGATCATCTGTATGGTGAATTGAATCGTGCTTTCATTGGACAGATCAAGGCTGCCAGATTGTGTTACATGGCAATTGGCAGACGTACAGTTTTAGCAGCTCAAGCACTATTTGCCACATGCAGCGTGTCAAAGTGAGACTGCAGGCTAAACATTTGTTGCACACAGGGTTAAAGCTGTGTTGTAAAAGTGTGCACACTGTTGTCTCTAAACAGCACATGACTTACAATGAGAACCTCACTGCTGCAGGTCCTGTACTCCTCCAGTAACCTTTCCTGGTAGGAG includes these proteins:
- the helz2a gene encoding helicase with zinc finger domain 2 isoform X1, with amino-acid sequence MTAPQTNGSVLSELLRTHELCIACSLCSQKENDITYSLKKVNHLCKREVLLVRQKGNGSRWKHLSRRPQFPNPSRYFTCWFYTVDTGCTKHQNRCTFARCEEEATVWNFQKKYNLQYNTLMKLLMEKQLSTGPKAISKQLGSPEKILIEFAGEFQELCKACFYSSPQQITAKSLNSCSTCTSTMKHTWKPLLVHANTEGSNKKVYNEIRPPPPLTSLAYCRYITNGVPCWHGSSRCRYAHSEVEMSVWKAEVEGELNRGDLLMLSRKKETPAPPAPQLQLYCKACLLTFSSQESFINHCSSPEHAGMISEDMATEWKYREPPRRRIQELLLCDRPDTCEYGENCVHAHSVEEMQEWIMRARQAHKKRKAVEEYGLLSYQERLLEEYRTCSSEVLIMSQQIEGVSITCDKKLMVQCEERQAKQKWNFKIQSERPLVHVALLKQEPGATFTLSQDGSPKIRSYAEGNRFSTSDRTFLIEIFFESVNSGIYEQWVVFDFDMRPVLVQKIQVRVGQQNFVQPDMCFDGKESSFAELERWNSGNRIIIPCFEKTEAEQQLLKKYKAPVLTLQYKQRRGEKTPITQMNYKEQMHSFLNREEQAEEEVLSKLSQKVTISTTEVLFDPLSGMKIAPPGDLFAKVPVAYALTPDTNEGYLLKKAVQLALLAPNPPVNNKVYETTILRDANAEKNICLQLSKRCCSDLDFQKDKKYDVEVQFQMDRLRSFCIWHLAVDLLPEVKIVLPDFAACSVPVSGGTFPKGNAKQQTAISFIVGDITGSRPVAPLLIYGPFGTGKTFTLANAAMETVRQPGTRVLICTHTNSAADLYVKEHLHHYVSSGHPEAVPLRIKYETLSLNSTDDITLQYCHLSEDRCSFTFPDRATLDSHRIIITTTMMAKHFHDLKIPRGYFTHILIDEASQMLECAAIMPLSLAASTTRVVLAGDHMQRSPKLFSVGGSRCSDYTLLNRLFHFYQKEKHEVAKKSRIIFNENYRSTKGIIDFVSTHFYIKGDPISASGNVPSHPRFHPLMFYHVHGTCTPYPSTMSWFNIEEINQVVETVQDLLKDWPTEWGSPDQRTICIVSDGAQVTLIRNELRNRNLGKVTVENLANIQGKQFRVIVMTTVQTRESLLTSNSDNLEFFNEAQVLNTAMTRAQSQVIVIGDAAGLCYFGNCSKIWKSYIKECVNEGTAYPKYLTMDSIDRAVIEFAKFIKTEEDDDSDTESFTSEVNDDIDDPILQELLDESKNMTVTVTDEGLLDIFHHNENDRSSQEQDFYQEQDSQKQREDLYTDFPEPTLQLFLQLQPNTYKLCELVLEKFDSGYGRPFNEPMMQIRIRGRKNIGMSFPGDHVVVQIFSSPENESAAPSGKVVGVLKKADCPRVFVCTIDSHDRQVMTPMNNCVTKIYTPCCKNNQHSLPIRKFVNNRWNTIRYEKMNEESKRKNLYVVQVLEWRKQFYYPLGVVTEVLPIGMSLEEGLKTLNLEYQLSTNRSQQVLSELEKCKDLQLNGEKRKDFRKYPTFTIDPENSIDLDDAVSVRDLDDMYEIGIHIADVASFIAKDSALDKDAKKRGVTYYALDREPFHMLPKELSADLFSLLPNRDRRTISLLVQVEKDTDRVVKGTLTVCLINSDRRFSYEEAEDVIRRHQNEFRFDSLESCLAVAYHFSRIHRKHRLLGDLHYEQPDEDISPGKRKSHQMVQELMIMFNSFVAVYLVKNDISKDCTPLRCQSYPDRQLVSQLKNKYRSLIPLSVHLTYRMGRGQTGNYFEDSIQQQGQFATNNTFCILTSVWKDLASAAKDRDISKMIDLISTDDIHPQLHPIVSEFRRLLGKSYTIRSNSSPQSDVGHYSLQLESYTWASSPIRRYLDIIVQRQLHAGLYQTTVQYSIQEMDLLCMEFTQKSKKGLAYEKKAHMLSLASKLKKQGMQKLAFVVIVQPKGGGFRVSFPFNKNTLPDSHFVNYRHLQLVDQPLFDEEMNCMILKWRRRVYSMETSKTNIELKGPQCNPYTTPVQIDRWQQIVTALREEDWDRVTEIFSNIDPVESSNGQTDRKPIQKNINQTVESWSTQKKVWKSTDGRSGNLFKAKTKLDHYVNLSLNLKAGDTLQVQMTTDINRGLLVPAVQLLNIHPKFEVCLDHAKNPVVCFSKYAVHASKKKYTNVQEYQKIWKPLCEMESASSAVAENDSIIIEDMSLTWIKEKGEKQNGTFDIPVEFKKEWSIECDLSKCFLCIRCRGMKQSWKTEDLKGAPYCSEHVDPNNFTWVAHGITTSKNDQSKMKNPHLIKVQFHINHMSMENTPVCVFQADTQFTVELIPKLLPDVRKEDAIASLMGANELVKNITVGHTVSPQASRSAISRYRTFIIQSPGLPQMNESQNNAIRQALKNSFTLIQGPPGTGKTVVGVHIVYWFYKLNLEESKAEETKKTCILYCGPSNKSVDVVAEYLLRFTETLRPLRVYSEQMEMIEFPYPGSILQLSRKSIREGKPKAELRSITLHHRIRMPENPFSAEILRFDVRIQREEELTDEEVEQYKQSLSKARQYELEQHDVILCTCTAAASPSLKLKVNPREILVDECAMATEPEALIPLVSYKPEKIVLLGDHKQLRPIVHNEQVRKLGMEKSLFERYMDQAVMLDTQYRMHEEICAFPSMEFYKGRLKTDVIRPTSVLHAEWKKCTPILFGHVVGEEISLVVSSETGNENSKANLEEAEMAVRVAKLLINVSKVRPENIAILTPYNAQVSEIQKLLLKSEIQNVTVSTIMKSQGSEWRYVILSTVRSLRCSEIETEPTKSWIMKNLGFVTDPNQVNVGITRAQEGLCIIGNQNLLNCSSLWKKLLKHYTAKNCIVNAKDITVQKPRAR